One segment of Clavelina lepadiformis chromosome 2, kaClaLepa1.1, whole genome shotgun sequence DNA contains the following:
- the LOC143446853 gene encoding uncharacterized protein LOC143446853 isoform X1, whose translation MPRSLFEQRKGKFTEITGNDMKNLKENYRWVSEEVNEVVESVYRNFTEVTGNDMKNLKENYRFTETTGNDMKNLKEIYRWVSEEVNEVVESVYRNFTEVTGNDIKNLKENSRRWLSEKVNEVVEFTEISPKFLLVMT comes from the exons ATGCCAAGAAGTCTGTTTGAGCAACGCAAAGGAAA GTTTACCGAAATTACTGGCAATgacatgaaaaatttgaaagaaaactaTCGGTGGGTGTCGGAAGAAGTGAATGAAGTTGTGGAGTCC GTTTACCGAAATTTCACCGAAGTTACTGGCAATgacatgaaaaatttgaaagaaaactaTCG GTTTACCGAAACTACTGGCAATGACatgaaaaacttgaaagaaaTCTATCGTTGGGTGTCGGAAGAAGTGAATGAAGTTGTGGAGTCC GTTTACCGAAATTTCACCGAAGTTACTGGTaatgacataaaaaatttgaaagaaaactcTCGTCGGTGGTTGTCGGAAAAAGTAAATGAAGTTGTGGA GTTTACTGAAATTTCACCGAAGTTTCTACTGGTAATGACatga
- the LOC143446853 gene encoding uncharacterized protein LOC143446853 isoform X2, with amino-acid sequence MKLWGPFTEITGNDMKNLKENYRWVSEEVNEVVESVYRNFTEVTGNDMKNLKENYRFTETTGNDMKNLKEIYRWVSEEVNEVVESVYRNFTEVTGNDIKNLKENSRRWLSEKVNEVVEFTEISPKFLLVMT; translated from the exons ATGAAGTTGTGGGGCCC GTTTACCGAAATTACTGGCAATgacatgaaaaatttgaaagaaaactaTCGGTGGGTGTCGGAAGAAGTGAATGAAGTTGTGGAGTCC GTTTACCGAAATTTCACCGAAGTTACTGGCAATgacatgaaaaatttgaaagaaaactaTCG GTTTACCGAAACTACTGGCAATGACatgaaaaacttgaaagaaaTCTATCGTTGGGTGTCGGAAGAAGTGAATGAAGTTGTGGAGTCC GTTTACCGAAATTTCACCGAAGTTACTGGTaatgacataaaaaatttgaaagaaaactcTCGTCGGTGGTTGTCGGAAAAAGTAAATGAAGTTGTGGA GTTTACTGAAATTTCACCGAAGTTTCTACTGGTAATGACatga
- the LOC143446853 gene encoding uncharacterized protein LOC143446853 isoform X3, which produces MPRSLFEQRKGKFTEITGNDMKNLKENYRWVSEEVNEVVESVYRNFTEVTGNDMKNLKENYRFTETTGNDMKNLKEIYRWVSEEVNEVVESVYRNFTEVTGNDIKNLKENSRRWLSEKVNEVVEYVY; this is translated from the exons ATGCCAAGAAGTCTGTTTGAGCAACGCAAAGGAAA GTTTACCGAAATTACTGGCAATgacatgaaaaatttgaaagaaaactaTCGGTGGGTGTCGGAAGAAGTGAATGAAGTTGTGGAGTCC GTTTACCGAAATTTCACCGAAGTTACTGGCAATgacatgaaaaatttgaaagaaaactaTCG GTTTACCGAAACTACTGGCAATGACatgaaaaacttgaaagaaaTCTATCGTTGGGTGTCGGAAGAAGTGAATGAAGTTGTGGAGTCC GTTTACCGAAATTTCACCGAAGTTACTGGTaatgacataaaaaatttgaaagaaaactcTCGTCGGTGGTTGTCGGAAAAAGTAAATGAAGTTGTGGAGTAC GTTTACTGA
- the LOC143446176 gene encoding F-box only protein 21-like — protein MAALVNLPDSVLLDMLTCGCLNAKDILQFGLTCSRFHTLTSSNIIWKKLCDQTWPGLLKKDDSFFKVLNTLTVSLCGKWKIIYQQINKVITQVWNLYENHFIDDQIDDEVFIVFECFVKNYTYSFVRELLLAICEENCQFSDLTLIYYCKEVLRHITCSHIASELKQILDHDHEGNECSEHAEDTRPLSSLMSGVLLIDKWFNFDRNISKASIANFIGTNAGKVLSHFKTVKSSTDKNELEADLLMKSLKKVFFYDLGFCGNVGDHYCLTNSFLHHVIKSRKDIPIFLSIVCREIASNIGIKLDCINYPQHFLLRWERETKLADKDFSCYRFIDVSNGFEVKTYSEITAGVRDVNILTGPGATTYEVLCCICRNIQLFANATGHSYPTWLKLHLLNLCIHLMPDEHEAAKNKLLSKNDEMKEAKEIVYSRIYLRTSEANEGMKYSIGMIMKDRFDHDTCVINGWDNFCLISEEWIPHMHVNECKEKRLFYQVLANNGIRYAPEDLLTPVRCSEKVEHKEMGRYFSKFVTDGNYSYYTPNSQLALRYPQDSDATRDFYLGNRF, from the exons ATGGCAGCTTTAGTAAATCTTCCTGACTCTGTCCTACTTGACATGCTGACCTGCGGGTGCTTGAATGCAAAAGACATTCTTCAATTTGGTCTTACCTGCAGTCGCTTCCACACATTGACATCAAGCAACATAATTTGGAAGAAGTTGTGTGACCAAACTTGGCCTGgtttattgaaaaaagatGATAGTTTTTTTAAAGTACTGAATACCTTGACTGTTTCACTTTGCGGAAAGTGGAAAATCATTTATCAGCAAATCAACAAAGTGATTACTCAAGTTTGGAATCTTTATGAAAACCATTTTATCGATGATCAAATTGATgatgaagtttttattgtttttgaatgTTTCGTGAAAAATTACACCTACAGCTTTGTTAGGGAGTTGCTTCTCGCCATTTGTGAGGAAAATTGTCAGTTTTCTGATCTCACCTTGATATACTACTGCAAAGAAGTTTTACGTCATATTACATGCAGCCACATTGCTAGCGAACTGAAACAAATCCTTGATCATGATCATGAAGGAAATGAATGCAGTGAACACGCTGAAGATACCAGGCCATTGTCTTCACTAATGTCAGGAGTGTTGTTGATAGACAAATGGTTTAATTTTGACAGAAACATTTCAAAAGCGTCAATTGCCAATTTCATCGGTACGAATGCTGGCAAAGTTCTCTCTCACTTTAAGACTGTCAAATCAAGTACAGATAAAAATGAATTAGAAGCCGATCTTTTAATGAAGTCCCTCAAGAAAGTATTCTTTTATGACCTTGGATTTTGCGGCAACGTTGGTGATCACTATTGCCTCACCAATTCATTTTTGCATCATGTTATTAAATCAAGAAAAGATATTCCCATTTTTCTATCGATAGTTTGTCGCGAAATAGCAAGCAACATTGGCATTAAACTTGATTGTATCAACTACCCACAACATTTTCTATTGAGGTGGGAGCGGGAAACTAAACTGGCAGACAAAGATTTTTC GTGCTATCGCTTCATCGATGTGTCTAACGGGTTTGAAGTGAAAACTTACTCAGAAATTACTGCTGGTGTCAGGGACGTGAATATTTTGACTGGACCTGGAGCAACTACGTATGAG GTCCTGTGTTGCATTTGTCGAAACATTCAACTTTTTGCCAATGCAACAGGGCACTCCTATCCAACGTGGTTGAAGTTGCACCTTTTAAATCTTTGCATTCATCTCATGCCCGATGAACATGAG GCAGCGAAAAATAAGTTACTTTCTAAGAACGATGAAATGAAAGAGGCAAAGGAAATTGTCTATTCTCGTATCTACTTAAG AACATCCGAAGCAAATGAAGGAATGAAATATTCCATTGGAATGATCATGAAGGACCGATTTGATCACGACACCTGTGTTATTAACGGGTGGGATAATTTTTGCCTAATCTCTGAAGAATGGATACCTCACATGCACGTTAATGAATGCAAAGAGAAACGACTATTCTATCAAGTTTTGGCCAACAACGGCATAAG GTATGCACCTGAAGACCTTCTTACGCCAGTTCGGTGTTCCGAAAAAGTTGAACATAAAGAAATGGGTCGTTACTTCTCGAAATTTGTTACTGACGGCAACTATTCTTATTACACTCCCAACTCCCAGCTTGCTCTGCGCTACCCACAAGATTCAGATGCGACCCGAGATTTTTATCTTGGCAATCGCTTTTGA
- the LOC143446174 gene encoding F-box only protein 21-like, protein MTALVNLPDSVLLDMLTCGCLNAKDILQFGLTCSRFHTLTLSNIIWKKLFDQTWPGLLKKDGSFLKVLNTLTVSHDGNTQTASSAYLHWKYIYQQTSEVIAAVWNLYENHFIDDQIDDKFLTVFECLIKKYTYSFLRELLLAICEEHCQFSDLTLKYYSHKVLRHISWGHVAKGLKLLIDDGCKEAEDNQHSVEMVRQLSSVIRGVLLIEKWFNFDTNLSRASIANFIAEVSDKVLFHFKSVESSTDKNELEADLLMKSLKKVFFDDLGFCGNADDYYNITNSFLHHVIKSRKGIPILLSIIYREIARNIGIKLDCINYPQHFLLRWERDTGMTDKDHLCYRFIDVFNGGAMKTYSELTAGVRDVSILTGPEATTYEVLCRVCRNIDFHAKVSGQSSGNDMGLDVLNLCILLMPDDYEYLLKRINKFYTQGFNLDLAIEDNRKIKIKERTTVSLPSCKEVENILLTAKKENEKRRENYSPSIHLRTCPANEGVKYAVGMIMKHRRYDYQCIIRGWDNFCDMPQQWILHMGVDELEHKDKQPFYHVLVNDGSERYAAEDNLQPFCNPDKVKHKEIGRYFSKFVTDDSTNYSYLMPNSQLALRYPQDSDATRDFYVGHPF, encoded by the exons ATGACAGCTTTAGTAAATCTTCCTGACTCTGTCCTACTTGACATGCTGACCTGCGGGTGCTTGAATGCAAAGGACATTCTTCAATTTGGTCTTACCTGCAGTCGCTTCCACACATTGACATTGAGTAATATAATTTGGAAGAAGTTGTTTGACCAAACTTGGCCTGGTTTATTGAAGAAAGATGGTAGTTTTTTAAAAGTACTGAATACCTTGACGGTTTCACATGATGGAAACACACAAACTGCTTCATCAGCTTACCTGCATTGGAAATATATCTATCAGCAAACCAGTGAAGTGATTGCTGCAGTTTGGAATCTTTATGAAAACCACTTTATTGATGACCAGATCGATGATAAATTTCTTACTGTTTTTGAATGTCTCATTAAAAAATATACCTACAGTTTTCTTAGGGAGCTGCTTCTCGCCATTTGTGAGGAACATTGTCAATTTTCTGATCTCACCTTGAAATACTACAGCCATAAAGTTTTGCGTCATATCTCGTGGGGCCACGTAGCTAAAGGGCTAAAACTTTTGATTGATGATGGTTGTAAAGAAGCTGAAGATAACCAACATTCTGTTGAAATGGTCAGGCAATTGTCATCAGTAATAAGAGGGGTGTTGCTCATTGAAAAATGGTTTAATTTtgacacaaacctttcaagaGCGTCAATTGCTAATTTTATCGCTGAAGTTTCTGACAAAGTTCTCTTTCACTTTAAATCTGTCGAATCAAGTACAGATAAAAATGAATTAGAAGCCGATCTTTTAATGAAGTCACTCAAAAAAGTATTCTTTGATGACCTTGGATTTTGTGGCAATGCTGATGATTACTATAACATCACCAATTCATTTTTGCATCATGTTATTAAATCAAGAAAAGGGATTCCCATTTTGCTATCGATAATTTATCGCGAAATAGCACGCAACATTGGCATTAAACTGGATTGTATCAACTACccacaacattttttattgagaTGGGAGCGGGACACTGGAATGACAGACAAAGATCATTT GTGCTATCGCTTCATTGATGTATTTAACGGAGGTGCAATGAAAACTTACTCAGAGCTTACTGCTGGTGTAAGGGACGTGAGCATTTTGACTGGACCTGAAGCAACTACGTACGAG GTATTATGTCGAGTTTGCAGAAATATTGATTTTCATGCCAAAGTGTCAGGCCAATCCAGTGGCAATGATATGGGCTTGGACGTTTTAAATCTTTGTATTCTTCTCATGCCTGATGATTATGAG TATCTGCTGAAACggataaataaattttacacaCAAGGATTCAATCTTGATTTGGCGATAGAAGACAACAGAAAGATTAAGATTAAAGAAAGAACTACTGTTAGTTTGCCTAGCTGCAAA gaagttgaaaatattctgctcactgcaaaaaaagaaaacgaaaaGAGAAGGGAAAATTATTCTCCTAGCATCCATCTAAG AACTTGCCCAGCTAATGAGGGAGTAAAATACGCTGTTGGAATGATCATGAAGCATCGAAGGTATGATTACCAGTGTATTATTCGGGGGTGGGATAATTTTTGCGACATGCCTCAGCAATGGATACTCCACATGGGTGTTGATGAACTTGAACACAAAGACAAACAACCATTCTATCATGTTTTGGTTAACGACGGCAGCGAAAG GTATGCAGCTGAAGACAACCTTCAACCATTTTGCAACCCCGATAAAGTTAAACATAAAGAAATTGGTCGTTACTTCTCGAAATTTGTAACTGACGACTCAACCAACTATTCTTACTTAATGCCCAACTCCCAGCTTGCTCTGCGCTATCCACAAGATTCAGATGCGACTCGTGATTTTTATGTTGGCCATCCTTTTTGA